The following are from one region of the Vitis riparia cultivar Riparia Gloire de Montpellier isolate 1030 chromosome 14, EGFV_Vit.rip_1.0, whole genome shotgun sequence genome:
- the LOC117930521 gene encoding uncharacterized protein LOC117930521, which produces MASNLTPSSGQDSTTHSQSSRSKTDPAWEHVSEERYGNGRRALICLYCKKITKGGGIHRMKLHLAGVKGDIGPCKSVPPDVRFRMENSLQEFVNAKKATKEADEYRNPYGPNVSQFEGDMAEGEEEVQEMQSPMATSSGKRKKSTVDKYFAPRNTQGAQPSMRSVLAGKEATWRADMAVGRFFYDACIPTNAVNSFYFKPMLDAISAIGPGYKGPNYYQLWINLLKDAKKEVQLLVDSYRAIWAKVGCTIMGDGWIDNKQRTLINFLVYCPEGISFVKSVDASDIVKDATNLFQLFDEVIEWVGPLNVVHVVTDNAANYVAAGRLISQKHKHINWSPCAAHCLNLIFKDIGKMDHVAELVRRASKVTIFVYNHVALLSWLRKREGWTEILRPGATRFATTFIALKSLHDHKHDLQALVTSKFFVDSRYSKDYKSQVAVSIILDNRFWNDCLIVVNLMSPLMRLLRIVDCDERPSMGYVYEGMYRVRLGIKKLFNYSERLYKPYTEIIKQRWDQQLKKSIHSATYWLNPCFQYDQENFCNKPNVIGGVMDVIDQKVLKGKIETMNEMRLFRDRLGSFGTDLAYSSREVLQPDEWWRLHGYSAPHLQKLAIQILSQTASSSGCERNWSVFERIHTKRRNRLEHQRLNDLVYVHYNLRLKNRFYNKKRIYDPIDYACIDETDFWVVDDDQPA; this is translated from the exons atggcatCAAACTTGACTCCATCCTCTGGTCAAGATTCAACTACCCATTCTCAATCAAGTAGAAGTAAGACCGATCCTGCATGGGAGCATGTTTCTGAAGAAAGATATGGAAATGGAAGGAGagctcttatttgtttgtattgtaaaaaGATTACAAAAGGTGGAGGTATTCATAGAATGAAACTACATCTTGCTGGAGTGAAAGGAGATATTGGTCCATGTAAATCGGTTCCACCTGATGTCAGATTTCGCATGGAAAATTCTTTGCAAGAGTTTGTGAATGCTAAGAAAGCAACCAAAGAAGCAGATGAATATAGAAATCCTTATGGTCCTAATGTGTCACAATTTGAAGGGGATATGGCAGAAGGTGAAGAAGAGGTTCAAGAAATGCAAAGTCCTATGGCAACTAGtagtggaaaaaggaaaaaatcaacaGTGGATAAGTATTTTGCACCAAGAAATACACAAGGAGCTCAACCTTCCATGAGGAGTGTGCTAGCTGGGAAAGAAGCTACTTGGAGAGCGGATATGGCGGTTGGGAGATTCTTTTATGATGCATGCATTCCTACTAATGCTGTGAATTCCTTCTACTTCAAGCCAATGTTGGATGCTATATCTGCAATTGGTCCTGGATATAAGGGTCCAAATTACTATCAGTTGTGGattaatcttttaaaggatGCTAAGAAGGAAGTTCAGTTACTTGTGGACTCTTATCGTGCAATTTGGGCAAAAGTTGGGTGTACAATAATGGGTGATGGTTGGATAGATAACAAACAAAGAACACTCATCAACTTCCTTGTGTATTGTCCTGAAGGAATATCGTTTGTGAAATCTGTTGATGCTTCGGACATTGTCAAGGATGCAACTaatttgtttcagttatttGATGAGGTGATTGAATGGGTGGGTCCACTCAATGTAGTTCATGTAGTGACTGATAATGCAGCAAATTATGTGGCCGCGGGGAGATTGATTTCTCAGAAGCATAAACACATTAATTGGTCACCTTGTGCAGCTCATtgtcttaatttgatctttaaggatattggtAAGATGGACCATGTTGCTGAACTTGTAAGACGTGCATCAAAGGTGAcaatttttgtgtataatcatgttgctttgttaagttggttgagaaaaagGGAAGGATGGACAGAGATTCTGCGACCTGGTGCAACTCGCTTTGCTACTACTTTCATTGCACTCAAgagtcttcatgatcataaacatgacttgcaagCTTTGGTGACTAGTAAGTTCTTTGTGGACTCTAGATATTCAAAGGATTATAAAAGCCAAGTTGCAGTTTCCATCATCTTGGATAatagattttggaatgattgtttgattgttgtgaatCTTATGTCTCCACTAATGCGTTTATTGCGtattgttgattgtgatgagagGCCTTCGATGGGATATGTGTATGAAGGCATGTATAGGGTTCGTTTGGGCATTAAGAAATTGTTTAACTACAGTGAAAGACTATACAAGCCTTATACAGAGATCATAAAGCAACGTTGGGATCAACAACTAAAGAAAAGCATTCATTCAGCAACTTATTGGTTGAATCCATGTTTCCAATATGATCAggaaaacttttgtaataagccaAATGTTATTGGAGGTGTTATGGATGTTATTGATCAAAAAGTTCTGAAAGGCAAGATTGaaacaatgaatgaaatgagGTTATTTCGTGATCgattgggaagttttggaaCAGACCTTGCTTATTCTTCACGTGAAGTACTTCAACctg ATGAATGGTGGAGGCTACATGGATACAGTGCACCACATTTACAAAAGTTGGCCATTCAAATATTGAGCCAAACCGCATCGTCTTCTGGATGTGAGAGGAATTGGAGTGTCTTTGAACGTATACATACCAAAAGAAGGAATAGATTGGAACATCAAAGGCTTAATGATCTTGTATACGTTCATTACAATTTGCGGCTAAAAAATCG gttttataacaagaaaagaatctatgatcccattgactatgcatgcattgatgAGACCGATTTTTGGGTAGTTGATGACGATCAGCCAGCATAG